A region from the Serinibacter arcticus genome encodes:
- a CDS encoding sensor histidine kinase, translated as MPDSSRVPFPVADVATAAIVGGGWTLAVALLARSPWWHPSSVTSYHWTGVLLAVAVAARRRWPVAGFWLVLAGTVLVQRAGLQSYFQVLPLAVASFAVVRAGRLGWLAALVPAVLGAAAMTVAGYPELLLRLVPPWSSPVDLLPGYGFPLVVTRNYSELVQLVAIVVAAVVLGHVFHRLDTARAELEARNAELVRLQGVEADRAVTAERNRIARDLHDVVAHHVTAIVVRAQAARHVLERRPETGPEALGWIAAEGKEALGAMRSMVHVLRVDAPTVTTANDLRDSLHQTVERLRAGGLDVTLAIDPAPAGAGGEVSAEVGAEVGVAVVRIAQEALTNVALHSAATSAAVTLGGDGESLVLTVTDPGPALAPPSGRSPRGGNGVRHMTDRAAALGGEVSVGPDGTGWRVAARLPHGRPTTGTEEGR; from the coding sequence GTGCCCGACAGCAGCAGAGTCCCGTTCCCCGTCGCCGACGTCGCCACCGCCGCGATCGTCGGTGGTGGCTGGACGCTCGCCGTGGCGCTGCTGGCGCGCTCGCCGTGGTGGCACCCGAGCAGCGTGACCTCCTACCACTGGACCGGCGTGCTGCTCGCCGTCGCCGTGGCCGCGCGCCGCCGGTGGCCCGTCGCCGGGTTCTGGCTGGTGCTCGCCGGGACGGTTCTGGTCCAGCGGGCCGGGCTGCAGAGCTACTTCCAGGTGCTGCCGCTGGCCGTGGCGTCGTTCGCCGTGGTGCGGGCGGGCAGGCTCGGGTGGCTCGCCGCGCTCGTGCCGGCCGTCCTCGGCGCGGCGGCGATGACGGTCGCCGGCTACCCGGAGCTGCTGCTCCGCCTCGTCCCGCCGTGGTCGAGCCCTGTCGACCTGCTGCCGGGCTACGGGTTCCCGCTCGTGGTGACCCGGAACTACTCGGAGCTCGTGCAGCTGGTGGCGATCGTCGTCGCCGCCGTCGTGCTCGGCCACGTCTTCCACCGGCTCGACACCGCCCGCGCCGAGCTCGAGGCCCGCAACGCCGAGCTCGTGCGGCTCCAGGGCGTCGAGGCCGATCGGGCGGTCACGGCCGAGCGCAACCGCATCGCGCGCGACCTGCACGACGTCGTGGCGCACCACGTCACGGCGATCGTCGTCCGGGCGCAGGCCGCGCGGCACGTCCTCGAGCGCCGTCCCGAGACCGGTCCGGAGGCGCTGGGCTGGATCGCCGCCGAGGGCAAGGAGGCGCTCGGGGCCATGCGCTCGATGGTGCACGTGCTCCGCGTCGACGCCCCGACGGTCACGACGGCGAACGATCTGCGGGACTCGCTGCACCAGACGGTCGAGCGGCTGCGCGCCGGCGGGCTCGACGTGACGCTCGCGATCGACCCCGCGCCGGCCGGTGCCGGCGGGGAGGTCAGCGCGGAGGTCGGCGCCGAGGTCGGCGTCGCCGTCGTCCGGATCGCCCAGGAGGCGCTGACCAACGTCGCCCTGCACTCCGCGGCGACGTCCGCCGCGGTGACGCTCGGCGGTGACGGCGAGTCCCTCGTCCTCACGGTGACCGACCCGGGTCCGGCCCTGGCCCCGCCGTCGGGCCGATCCCCGCGGGGCGGGAACGGCGTGCGCCACATGACCGACCGAGCGGCCGCGCTCGGTGGCGAGGTGAGCGTCGGTCCGGACGGGACGGGCTGGCGGGTGGCGGCACGGCTGCCGCACGGGCGACCGACCACCGGCACGGAGGAGGGTCGATGA
- a CDS encoding response regulator has protein sequence MNEAGEREGAPLRVVVVDDQPTIRLGLRMIVDDEDGLEVVGEAGDGVEALAVVRRTRPDVVLMDVRMPRSSGIDAIRAVVADPALGAVRILVLTTFDDDEHLADALEAGAGGFLLKDVEPVLLLTAIHRVARGDTVLDPTMASRVVRAYLDGGGARRRDARLDLLSPREVEVLRAVAQGRSNLQIGAALHCSEATVKSHVRSMLTKLDLLNRVQLVVFAYEAGLLVPGVSSD, from the coding sequence ATGAACGAGGCGGGGGAGCGCGAGGGCGCGCCGCTGCGCGTGGTCGTCGTCGACGACCAGCCCACGATCAGGCTGGGCCTGCGCATGATCGTCGACGACGAGGACGGCCTCGAGGTGGTGGGGGAGGCGGGCGACGGCGTCGAGGCGCTGGCGGTGGTCCGCCGGACGCGGCCCGACGTCGTCCTGATGGACGTCCGGATGCCGCGGTCGTCCGGGATCGACGCGATCCGCGCCGTCGTGGCGGACCCCGCTCTGGGGGCGGTCCGGATCCTGGTGCTCACGACGTTCGACGACGACGAGCACCTCGCCGACGCCCTCGAGGCGGGCGCGGGCGGCTTCCTGCTCAAGGACGTCGAGCCCGTGCTGCTGCTCACCGCGATCCACCGCGTCGCACGCGGTGACACGGTGCTCGATCCGACGATGGCCTCGCGCGTCGTGCGCGCCTACCTCGACGGCGGCGGTGCGCGACGGCGGGACGCGCGTCTCGACCTGCTCTCGCCACGCGAGGTCGAGGTGCTCCGTGCGGTCGCCCAGGGCCGGTCGAACCTCCAGATCGGTGCCGCGCTGCACTGCTCCGAGGCGACGGTGAAGAGTCACGTGCGCTCGATGCTGACGAAGCTCGACCTGCTCAACCGCGTCCAGCTGGTGGTGTTCGCCTACGAGGCGGGTCTCCTCGTCCCGGGGGTGTCGAGCGACTGA
- a CDS encoding DivIVA domain-containing protein gives MTDEHASFPVVLRGYDRAQVDQHVSDLVRALNEARRQVEASDSESLRLSGQLSETQRALSETEAPTYAGLGSRIEQLLRSAEEQSTDVVTQASTKASTITARAEKEAQQLLDRAEREAADLLANARAEAEHVTTSAATESESVRAAAALSSTELVSSAEREARGIRGALESETAERRATLERDLAARESLVLRETTELRVAAEAEARELVATATAAARALRTEAEAYATTTRETARAEADALVGQARSTADGLVTTAREEADVLVEETITAQAAGDLDIARRREAAEAENREIHDAAKAAADQLLADVNARVAEAEERVVDALDRADSISATSEASARSTLSSAREQAGRIVDDANDAADRTLTAAAQEAELRLESVRAEVADLERQREAITAYLDELRGLLGSSVVPDEHLIAKADQAAAALEEATAESDDDNDEDGSADEDSSSHATAEDEGSGTETSDSDTDTEDDADADETGSVTETHVESSEETSSAATGSPRR, from the coding sequence ATGACTGACGAGCACGCCTCCTTCCCCGTCGTCCTGCGCGGCTACGACCGCGCCCAGGTCGACCAGCACGTGAGCGATCTCGTCCGCGCCCTGAACGAGGCACGCCGCCAGGTCGAGGCCTCCGACTCCGAGTCCCTGCGCCTGTCCGGCCAGCTGTCGGAGACCCAGCGGGCCCTCAGCGAGACCGAGGCGCCGACCTACGCGGGGCTCGGCTCCAGGATCGAGCAGCTGCTGCGCTCCGCCGAGGAGCAGAGCACCGACGTCGTCACCCAGGCCTCGACCAAGGCCTCCACCATCACCGCGCGCGCCGAGAAGGAGGCCCAGCAGCTGCTCGACCGGGCCGAGCGCGAGGCGGCCGACCTGCTGGCCAACGCCCGCGCCGAGGCCGAGCACGTCACCACCTCCGCGGCGACGGAGTCGGAGTCGGTGCGCGCCGCCGCCGCCCTCAGTTCGACCGAGCTCGTCTCCTCGGCGGAGCGCGAGGCCCGCGGCATCCGCGGCGCGCTCGAGAGCGAGACGGCGGAGCGCCGCGCCACGCTCGAGCGGGACCTCGCGGCGCGCGAGTCGCTAGTGCTGCGGGAGACCACCGAGCTGCGGGTCGCGGCCGAGGCGGAGGCCCGCGAGCTCGTCGCGACGGCGACCGCCGCGGCCCGCGCGCTGCGCACCGAGGCCGAGGCGTACGCCACGACCACGCGGGAGACCGCCCGGGCCGAGGCCGACGCCTTGGTGGGTCAGGCCCGCTCGACCGCCGACGGCCTCGTCACCACGGCTCGCGAGGAGGCGGACGTGCTCGTCGAGGAGACGATCACGGCCCAGGCCGCCGGCGACCTCGACATCGCGCGGCGTCGTGAGGCCGCCGAGGCCGAGAACCGCGAGATCCACGACGCCGCGAAGGCGGCGGCCGACCAGCTGCTCGCCGACGTCAACGCGCGGGTCGCCGAGGCGGAGGAGCGCGTCGTGGACGCCCTCGACCGCGCCGACTCGATCTCCGCTACCTCCGAGGCGAGCGCGCGCTCGACCCTCTCCTCCGCCCGCGAGCAGGCCGGTCGCATCGTCGACGACGCGAACGACGCCGCCGACCGCACCCTCACCGCTGCCGCCCAGGAGGCCGAGCTCCGGCTCGAGTCCGTCCGCGCTGAGGTCGCCGACCTCGAGCGGCAGCGCGAGGCCATCACCGCCTACCTCGACGAGCTCCGCGGGTTGCTCGGCTCGAGCGTGGTTCCGGACGAGCACCTCATCGCCAAGGCCGACCAGGCCGCCGCGGCGCTCGAGGAGGCGACGGCCGAGAGCGACGACGACAACGACGAGGACGGGAGCGCCGACGAGGACTCCTCGTCCCACGCGACGGCCGAGGACGAGGGGTCCGGGACCGAGACGTCCGACTCCGACACCGACACCGAGGACGACGCCGACGCCGACGAGACCGGCTCCGTCACGGAGACGCACGTCGAGTCGTCGGAGGAGACCTCCTCCGCCGCCACCGGCTCCCCGCGGCGCTGA
- a CDS encoding tetratricopeptide repeat protein produces MSQPHFDPRGAVDLSSLQKPTPAQEAAAAKAAAARAAVPPGLVVDLTPESFQTVVEGSATVPVVVAIGASRTAAGEQMTPLLEQAVVQYGGRFVLAILDADTQPQIAQAFGVEGVPCAVAVIQGQPLPLFQGAPAPEQVTQVLDQVLAAAAQAGVTGTVAGVEQPDAEPQEEPEPELPPLFAAAYEAIEAGDYDAAAAAYRQALNENPADKDAKAGLGQVSLMQRLAGVTDPVADLEKAEAMGPQAVDLQLHAADIEMAAGRVAAAFDRVIAVVRATAGDEREAARKRLLELFELVDPQADELKAARRNLALALF; encoded by the coding sequence GTGAGCCAGCCCCACTTCGATCCGCGCGGCGCCGTCGACCTGTCGTCGCTGCAGAAGCCCACCCCGGCGCAGGAGGCGGCGGCCGCGAAGGCCGCGGCCGCGCGTGCGGCGGTCCCGCCCGGGCTCGTCGTCGATCTGACGCCCGAGTCGTTCCAGACCGTCGTGGAGGGCTCGGCCACCGTGCCGGTCGTCGTCGCGATCGGTGCCAGCCGCACCGCCGCCGGCGAGCAGATGACGCCGCTGCTCGAGCAGGCGGTCGTGCAGTACGGCGGCCGGTTCGTGCTCGCGATCCTCGACGCCGACACCCAGCCCCAGATCGCGCAGGCGTTCGGGGTCGAGGGCGTCCCGTGCGCCGTCGCCGTCATCCAGGGCCAGCCGCTGCCGCTGTTCCAGGGCGCCCCCGCGCCCGAGCAGGTGACGCAGGTGCTCGACCAGGTGCTGGCCGCCGCCGCCCAGGCCGGGGTGACCGGCACGGTGGCCGGTGTCGAGCAGCCCGACGCCGAGCCGCAGGAGGAGCCGGAGCCCGAGCTGCCGCCGCTGTTCGCGGCCGCGTACGAGGCGATCGAGGCGGGCGACTACGACGCGGCCGCCGCGGCCTACCGCCAGGCGCTCAACGAGAACCCCGCCGACAAGGACGCCAAGGCCGGGCTCGGCCAGGTCTCCCTGATGCAGCGCCTGGCGGGGGTGACGGACCCGGTCGCCGACCTCGAGAAGGCGGAGGCGATGGGTCCGCAGGCCGTCGACCTGCAGCTGCACGCCGCCGACATCGAGATGGCGGCCGGACGCGTGGCCGCCGCGTTCGACCGCGTCATCGCCGTCGTCCGCGCCACCGCCGGCGACGAGCGCGAGGCCGCCCGCAAGCGGCTCCTGGAGCTCTTCGAGCTCGTGGACCCGCAGGCCGACGAGCTGAAGGCCGCGCGACGGAACCTGGCGCTCGCACTCTTCTGA
- a CDS encoding tetratricopeptide repeat protein, whose product MHEVIEALRRAVAAAPQDVTLRLHLADQLVAVGDVPAALTEIAVAIQLDPADPRTHDAVRRALDAGSAAPTTTADQGLAPSAPEPPAPTASSSPPRRRRHRPRPPRPPTSTGDARSRSCSAGRTRSVGPTPSSPVGTRRVRATTPPRTRRRRPRRRGSTSPRPTSRSPTWAACAPSRSG is encoded by the coding sequence ATGCACGAGGTCATCGAGGCTCTTCGCCGCGCGGTCGCCGCGGCTCCCCAGGACGTCACGCTTCGCCTGCACCTGGCCGACCAGCTGGTGGCGGTCGGCGACGTCCCGGCGGCGCTGACGGAGATCGCCGTCGCGATCCAGCTGGATCCCGCCGACCCTCGGACCCACGACGCCGTGCGGCGCGCCCTCGACGCCGGGAGCGCGGCTCCCACGACGACGGCCGACCAGGGCCTCGCCCCGTCCGCCCCCGAGCCGCCGGCGCCGACCGCCTCGTCGTCACCGCCCCGCCGCCGTCGTCACCGCCCCCGACCACCCCGCCCGCCGACTTCGACTGGGGACGCGCGGAGTCGGAGCTGCTCGGCGGGACGGACGCGCTCGGTCGGACCGACCCCCTCCTCGCCGGTCGGGACGAGGCGGGTGAGGGCGACGACGCCCCCGCGGACGCGGCGGCGTCGTCCCCGCCGTCGCGGTTCCACATCGCCCCGCCCGACATCACGCTCGCCGACGTGGGCGGCATGCGCGCCGTCAAGGAGCGGCTGA
- a CDS encoding ATP-binding protein: protein MRAVKERLNAAFLAPLRNPELRERFAKSLRGGLLLYGPPGCGKTMIARALAGELGARFLSVGLTDILDSAYGATERNIHEIFQLARREAPCVLFFDEIDALGGRRSQRTLDWTRGSINQLLTELDGVDALNEGVFVLAATNQPWDVDPALRRPGRLDRTVLVLPPDEEARTSVIAHHLRGRPVADDIDTRALARASEGLSGADLALACESATEVALLHAASTGQVRDISHDDLARAVAATRPSVGAWLDSARNVVMFGDDDGTYTELRAYLKKVKRL from the coding sequence ATGCGCGCCGTCAAGGAGCGGCTGAACGCCGCCTTCCTCGCGCCGCTGCGCAACCCGGAGCTGCGCGAGCGGTTCGCCAAGTCGCTGCGCGGCGGGCTGCTGCTCTACGGCCCGCCCGGCTGCGGGAAGACGATGATCGCGCGCGCCCTCGCGGGCGAGCTCGGCGCCCGCTTCCTGTCCGTGGGTCTCACCGACATCCTCGACTCGGCGTACGGGGCGACCGAGCGCAACATCCACGAGATCTTCCAGCTCGCCAGGCGCGAGGCCCCGTGCGTCCTGTTCTTCGACGAGATCGACGCGCTCGGCGGCCGGCGCTCGCAGCGCACCCTCGACTGGACCCGCGGCTCCATCAACCAGCTGCTGACCGAGCTCGACGGCGTGGACGCGCTCAACGAGGGCGTCTTCGTGCTGGCGGCCACCAACCAGCCCTGGGACGTCGACCCCGCGCTCCGTCGCCCGGGGCGTCTGGACCGCACCGTGCTCGTGCTGCCGCCCGACGAGGAGGCGCGCACGTCGGTGATCGCGCACCACCTGCGCGGGCGGCCCGTCGCCGACGACATCGACACCCGGGCCCTCGCCCGCGCCTCGGAGGGCCTCTCGGGCGCCGACCTCGCGCTGGCGTGCGAGAGCGCGACCGAGGTGGCGCTCCTGCACGCCGCCTCGACGGGCCAGGTGCGCGACATCTCCCACGACGACCTGGCCCGCGCGGTCGCCGCGACCCGACCCTCCGTGGGCGCGTGGCTCGACAGCGCCCGCAACGTCGTGATGTTCGGCGACGACGACGGCACGTACACGGAGCTGCGCGCCTACCTGAAGAAGGTGAAGCGGCTGTGA
- a CDS encoding tetratricopeptide repeat protein, with protein sequence MTHPDALVLARAYADGGRWQDSLREVAAVLAADPRDVDALLLASRAHLALEETEQALAAAQAAGRLDPTSPAPAMNAALALSALRRPKEAREAADRAVAIAPNLVTAHLVRIDVETSARSFSREADASGQAALRLAPNDPAVHVALGNLDLARGQAHLARMSYEQALRLDPDNRAAQYNLALAASGRVNGMPDAVRHLRQLLRADPSEGSYELLLRRSLFTVVTTAVALTLMATLFLLPGGGRAAPSGALVGVVLLLCLLLQGGALVWIRRTVGPAALSVLRDRGWRRTLLVVAAVAIAAADVALAVAVGVPPPGRSGLVGGAATLTFLALVAMIPSAANRRR encoded by the coding sequence GTGACGCACCCCGACGCCCTGGTGCTCGCCCGCGCGTACGCCGACGGCGGGCGCTGGCAGGACAGCCTGCGCGAGGTCGCGGCCGTGCTGGCCGCCGACCCGCGCGACGTCGACGCCCTGCTGCTGGCGTCGCGGGCCCACCTCGCGCTCGAGGAGACGGAGCAGGCGCTGGCCGCCGCGCAGGCCGCCGGACGCCTCGATCCCACCTCACCGGCCCCGGCCATGAACGCCGCGCTGGCGCTCTCGGCGCTGCGGCGACCGAAGGAGGCGCGGGAGGCGGCGGACCGCGCCGTCGCGATCGCCCCGAACCTCGTCACCGCCCACCTGGTGCGGATCGACGTCGAGACGTCGGCCCGGAGCTTCTCGCGCGAGGCCGACGCCTCGGGTCAGGCGGCGCTGCGGCTGGCCCCGAACGATCCGGCGGTCCACGTCGCCCTCGGCAACCTCGACCTGGCGCGCGGCCAGGCCCACCTGGCGCGGATGTCCTACGAGCAGGCCCTGCGTCTGGACCCGGACAACCGGGCGGCGCAGTACAACCTGGCGCTGGCGGCGTCGGGCCGGGTGAACGGGATGCCGGACGCCGTGCGGCACCTGCGCCAGCTGCTGCGCGCCGACCCGAGCGAGGGGAGCTACGAGCTCCTGCTGCGGCGGAGCCTGTTCACCGTGGTGACGACGGCTGTCGCCCTCACCCTGATGGCCACCCTGTTCCTGCTCCCCGGGGGCGGTCGCGCGGCCCCGTCCGGCGCCCTCGTCGGCGTCGTCCTCCTGCTCTGCCTGCTCCTGCAGGGCGGCGCGCTGGTGTGGATCCGCCGGACGGTTGGACCGGCGGCACTCAGCGTCCTCCGCGACCGCGGCTGGCGCCGGACGCTGCTGGTCGTCGCCGCGGTCGCGATCGCCGCGGCCGACGTCGCGCTCGCCGTCGCCGTCGGGGTGCCGCCCCCGGGGCGCAGCGGGCTGGTCGGCGGGGCCGCGACGCTCACGTTCCTCGCCCTGGTGGCGATGATCCCGAGCGCGGCGAACCGGCGGCGCTGA
- the glgB gene encoding 1,4-alpha-glucan branching protein GlgB, with translation MAEIHRTTLEPSKIDLLTPWMPSQRWYAAKGSTPRLRVVGGYRLDDPAGEVGVQVLVVADEGGSAPVVYQVPLTYRATEAPELAHALVGRAEHGVLGERWVYDGCHDPVFAAAFVDLLTGRAQAQHTSTSHTPEPRVVGHTPGDASHLRLARHTVLSGEQSNTSLICTLVSEPTQTVMPSVMVKVFRVLAAGDNPDVVVAGALSADGSPYVPAVFGHVSGAWEDPATGTDVAGDLAFAQEFLPGVEDAWRVATRAAAAGEDFSEPARRLGVATAGIHRGLVRAFGSAPVDEQQRARVLASIRARATAAVAEVPALADLGPAVDRALTELDHLEHWPDLQRIHGDYHLGQVLHHGQDWVAIDFEGEPLRPLAERSLPDLAMRDVAGMMRSLDYAGGSAELAAQDEAFSARDWVAAAQGAFLQGYAAAAGTDTASLLGPLLRGLELDKALYEAVYEHRNRPDWLGIPLAALHRLLGPVGAASATEPITPEPTEPEPEHDVVPTGAPLVHPPTDGAVMSAPRPQPQPVDHAVLGAVGRGEFALPHDVLGAHLADGVVTFRTRRPLASSVTYRVLEESGEIVDVPAEHELDGIWVATHASEVVPDYRIEVVYDGAATITDDPYRFLPTLGDVDRHLLAEGRHERLWEVLGAHVRTFPSALGEVHGASFAVWAPNAAAVRVIGDFNGWDGPAGSMRSLGSTGVWEVFVPGAGVGSRYKYEIRYADGSWHEKADPMARATEVPPSTASVVAQDRYTWEDGAWMERRAATDPHSGPMSIYEVHLGSWKKGLSYRDAADQLVEYLGWLNFTHVELMPLAEHPFGGSWGYQVTSYYAPTARFGDPDELRYLIDRLHQAGIGVILDWVPAHFPKDSWALANFDGTALYEHPDPRRGEQKDWGTLVFNFGRTEVRNFLVANAAYWLQEFHVDGLRVDAVASMLYLDYSREAGEWEPNVYGGRENLEAISLLQEANAVAYRVAPGSVMIAEESTSFPGVTTPTSAGGLGFGLKWNMGWMNDTLHYLSEDPVNRRYHHGELTFSLVYAFSEQFLLPLSHDEVVHGKGSLYGKMPGDHRTKLAGVRGLLSYQWSHPGKQLLFMGQEFAQQAEWNEDRGLDWGHMDDGGHHGVAELVRRLNELYRAHPALWADDFSPAGFQWLDANDGDHNVLAYLRTDGDDVVVVVQSFSGQTHEDYRVGLPFGGRWREVLNTDAGVYGGYDVGNLGGVEAHDQPHHGRSHSATIRVPALGAIWLTPER, from the coding sequence GTGGCTGAGATCCACCGCACCACGCTCGAGCCGAGCAAGATCGACCTGCTCACGCCGTGGATGCCGTCGCAGCGCTGGTACGCGGCCAAGGGCAGCACGCCGCGGCTGCGCGTCGTCGGCGGCTACCGCCTCGACGACCCCGCAGGCGAGGTCGGCGTGCAGGTGCTCGTGGTGGCCGACGAGGGCGGCTCCGCCCCCGTCGTCTACCAGGTGCCGCTCACCTACCGCGCCACCGAGGCGCCCGAGCTGGCGCACGCCCTGGTCGGCCGGGCCGAGCACGGTGTGCTCGGCGAGCGCTGGGTCTACGACGGCTGCCACGACCCCGTGTTCGCGGCGGCGTTCGTCGACCTCCTCACCGGGCGGGCGCAGGCGCAGCACACCTCCACCAGCCACACCCCCGAGCCTCGCGTGGTCGGACACACCCCCGGCGACGCGAGCCACCTGCGGCTGGCACGGCACACCGTGCTGTCGGGCGAGCAGTCCAACACCTCCCTCATCTGCACGCTCGTCTCCGAGCCCACGCAGACGGTGATGCCGTCCGTCATGGTCAAGGTGTTCCGGGTCCTTGCGGCCGGGGACAACCCCGACGTCGTGGTGGCCGGCGCGCTGAGCGCCGACGGCTCGCCCTACGTCCCGGCGGTCTTCGGGCACGTCAGCGGCGCGTGGGAGGACCCCGCCACCGGCACCGACGTCGCCGGCGACCTCGCGTTCGCGCAGGAGTTCCTGCCGGGGGTGGAGGACGCGTGGCGCGTCGCCACGCGCGCCGCCGCGGCCGGGGAGGACTTCTCCGAGCCGGCCAGGCGGCTGGGCGTCGCGACGGCGGGCATCCACCGCGGTCTCGTCCGCGCCTTCGGCAGCGCCCCCGTCGACGAGCAGCAGCGCGCCCGCGTGCTGGCGAGCATCCGGGCCCGGGCGACGGCCGCCGTCGCCGAGGTCCCGGCGCTGGCCGATCTCGGCCCCGCGGTCGACCGGGCGCTGACCGAGCTCGACCACCTCGAGCACTGGCCCGACCTCCAGCGGATCCACGGCGACTACCACCTCGGCCAGGTCCTGCACCACGGTCAGGACTGGGTCGCGATCGACTTCGAGGGCGAGCCGTTGCGCCCGCTCGCGGAGCGGTCGCTCCCCGACCTGGCGATGCGCGACGTCGCCGGGATGATGCGCTCCCTGGACTACGCCGGTGGCAGCGCCGAACTGGCCGCGCAGGACGAGGCGTTCTCGGCGCGCGACTGGGTCGCCGCCGCGCAGGGCGCGTTCCTGCAGGGCTACGCCGCGGCCGCCGGTACCGACACGGCCTCGCTGCTGGGGCCGCTGCTGCGCGGGCTCGAGCTCGACAAGGCGCTCTACGAGGCGGTCTACGAGCACCGCAACCGCCCCGACTGGCTCGGCATCCCGCTCGCCGCGCTGCACCGCCTGCTCGGCCCCGTCGGGGCCGCCTCAGCCACCGAGCCCATCACGCCCGAGCCGACCGAGCCCGAGCCGGAGCACGACGTCGTGCCCACCGGCGCCCCGCTCGTCCACCCCCCGACCGACGGAGCCGTCATGTCCGCACCACGCCCCCAGCCGCAGCCCGTCGACCACGCCGTGCTCGGCGCCGTCGGGCGCGGGGAGTTCGCGCTCCCCCACGACGTGCTCGGCGCCCACCTGGCCGACGGCGTCGTGACCTTCCGCACCCGTCGGCCGCTGGCCTCCTCCGTCACCTACCGCGTGCTGGAGGAGAGCGGCGAGATCGTCGATGTCCCCGCCGAGCACGAGCTGGACGGCATCTGGGTCGCCACGCACGCCTCCGAAGTCGTCCCCGACTACCGGATCGAGGTCGTCTACGACGGCGCCGCGACCATCACCGACGACCCCTACCGCTTCCTGCCCACGCTCGGTGACGTCGATCGCCACCTCCTCGCGGAGGGTCGCCACGAGCGGCTGTGGGAGGTGCTCGGCGCCCACGTGCGGACCTTCCCGTCCGCGCTCGGTGAGGTGCACGGCGCCTCGTTCGCCGTCTGGGCCCCGAACGCCGCCGCCGTGCGCGTGATCGGCGACTTCAACGGCTGGGACGGGCCCGCGGGCTCGATGCGCTCGCTCGGGTCGACGGGCGTGTGGGAGGTCTTCGTCCCCGGCGCCGGCGTCGGCTCGCGCTACAAGTACGAGATCCGCTACGCCGACGGCTCCTGGCACGAGAAGGCCGACCCGATGGCCCGCGCCACCGAGGTGCCTCCGTCCACCGCGTCCGTCGTCGCGCAGGACCGCTACACCTGGGAGGACGGCGCGTGGATGGAGCGCCGCGCCGCCACGGACCCCCACTCCGGCCCGATGTCGATCTACGAGGTCCACCTCGGGTCCTGGAAGAAGGGCCTGTCCTACCGCGACGCCGCCGACCAGCTCGTGGAGTACCTCGGCTGGCTCAACTTCACGCACGTCGAGCTGATGCCGCTGGCCGAGCACCCGTTCGGCGGCTCCTGGGGCTACCAGGTCACGTCCTACTACGCCCCGACGGCGCGGTTCGGCGACCCCGACGAGCTGCGGTACCTCATCGACCGCCTCCACCAGGCCGGCATCGGCGTCATCCTCGACTGGGTCCCCGCGCACTTCCCGAAGGACTCCTGGGCGCTGGCGAACTTCGACGGCACCGCGCTCTACGAGCACCCGGACCCCCGCCGCGGCGAGCAGAAGGACTGGGGCACGCTGGTGTTCAACTTCGGGCGGACCGAGGTGCGCAACTTCCTCGTCGCCAACGCGGCCTACTGGCTGCAGGAGTTCCACGTCGACGGCCTGCGCGTGGACGCCGTCGCCTCCATGCTCTACCTCGACTACTCGCGCGAGGCCGGCGAGTGGGAGCCCAACGTCTACGGCGGGCGGGAGAACCTCGAGGCGATCTCCCTGCTGCAGGAGGCCAACGCCGTCGCCTACCGCGTCGCGCCCGGCTCCGTGATGATCGCGGAGGAGTCCACCTCCTTCCCCGGCGTCACGACGCCGACGAGCGCCGGGGGTCTCGGGTTCGGCCTGAAGTGGAACATGGGCTGGATGAACGACACCCTCCACTACCTCTCCGAGGACCCGGTCAACCGCCGCTACCACCACGGCGAGCTGACGTTCTCGCTGGTGTACGCGTTCTCGGAGCAGTTCCTGCTGCCGCTGAGCCACGACGAGGTCGTGCACGGGAAGGGTTCGCTCTACGGCAAGATGCCCGGCGACCACCGGACCAAGCTGGCCGGGGTGCGCGGTCTGCTGTCCTACCAGTGGTCCCACCCGGGCAAGCAGCTGCTGTTCATGGGCCAGGAGTTCGCCCAGCAGGCCGAGTGGAACGAGGACCGCGGCCTGGACTGGGGCCACATGGACGACGGCGGCCACCACGGCGTCGCCGAGCTCGTCCGCCGGCTGAACGAGCTCTACCGCGCCCACCCCGCGCTGTGGGCCGACGACTTCTCGCCCGCCGGCTTCCAGTGGCTCGACGCGAACGACGGCGACCACAACGTCCTGGCCTACCTGCGGACCGACGGCGACGACGTCGTCGTGGTCGTCCAGAGCTTCTCGGGCCAGACGCACGAGGACTACCGCGTGGGGCTGCCGTTCGGCGGCCGCTGGCGCGAGGTGCTCAACACGGACGCGGGGGTCTACGGCGGCTACGACGTGGGCAACCTCGGCGGCGTCGAGGCGCACGACCAGCCGCACCACGGTCGGTCGCACTCCGCGACCATCCGGGTCCCGGCGCTCGGCGCCATCTGGCTCACACCCGAGCGGTAG